The sequence CATTGCCGATGAGAAATTGTTCGAACCGCATGGAACGCCCTCGGGTCTTGGTTAGGCCGTGGCCGGCACTCCGGCCTTCGCCTCGATGAAGGCCGAGATGCGGGCGAGCGAATCGAGGTTCGCAGGCACGATGTCGGCGTCGGCCATGGCAATGCCGAACTGGTCTTCGATAAAGGCGACGAGTTCGAGAACGCCGGTCGAGTCGATGATGTCGTTCTCGATCAGAGAGGCGCCGTCGGCGAGATCGTACGAGGTATCGCCAAACAGGAAGTTCTCGATGACAAAGGCCCTGACCTTGTCCTTGATGGTTTCCGTCATTTCATTTCCTTTCCCAATGGGTTTCGGGCCGCTTGAGCGGCGCGGATGCTGGTGCCGGTAAAGGTCTGCAGCCAGAGCTGCGTCGACAGGATGCCGACGAAGGCGGCATTGTCCCTAAAGCCGGTGGTCGGTTGCGACTGGCATTTCTCGTAGAGCTTGCTCACGGCCTTGGCATTGAACAGACCGCTGTCACCGATGCGCGTCTCGCTCATGGCATCGCGAACGTAATCCAGTTCGCCGGCGCCGGTGAAGGAATGGCTGTCGGGCGCACGATAGGGCTGCTTCGTGCGCTGGCCGATCGTCGGCGGAAGCAGATCCTTCGTCGCTTCGCGCAGGATGTGTTTTTCCACCAGCCCCTTCAGCTTCATTTCCGGCGGCAGGCGCGTCGCGAACTCCACGAGCCGATGGTCCAGGAACGGGAAGCGTCCTTCGATCCCGTGCGCCATGGCCATGCGGTCGCCCTGGCTGGAGAGAATGTAGCCGGGCAGAAGGAAACGGCTTTCGAGATACTGCGCCTGGTGCAGCGGATGCCAGCGACCGAAGGCGGCAGGAAGCCGGCTCGCCAGATCCTCGGCCGCGTCGTAGTCCTTCAGCGTGGCGCGCAGGTCGGGAGAAAAGAAGATCTTGGTCGCGGCTGTGCTTTTGAACCGCGGGCGGTGCGAGAACAGCGGGTCGTTGAGCGGCACGTCGCCGGCGCCGAAGAAAGCGGCGAGATATTCCGCCGATTGCTGCTGCAGGCCCGGCAGATAGGGGTAGAGCTTGCGGAACAGGTGCGGCCGGATTCGCGAGCCGGGCTGGCGGCCGCAGAAGCGGCGCACCCGCGCCTCCTTGAAGATATCGTATCCGGCGAAGACCTCGTCGGCGCCCTCGCCTGTCAGCACGACCTTCAATCCCTGCTCGCGCACGAGACCCGAGAGCTGGTAAAGCGGGGCGGGTGCCGTGCGGATAATCGGACGTTCAGCGAACCGGACGACCTGCGGAAAGACCTTCGCGATGTCGCCGGCGCGACAGGCGACCGCGCTATGATGCGTGCCGAGCGCCTTTGCCATTTCCATCTGGAAGGCGCTCTCGTCATGTTCGACGCTATCAAACGTCACGGAAAACGTGCGCAGACCCTGCGGCGCCATTCCGGCAGCAAGCGCCGAGACGATGGAGCTGTCGAGCCCGCCCGAGAGATAGGATCCGACGGTCACGTCGGCCCGCATGCGGATCCGGGTCGCATCGGTAAGAAGGGCGCGTAGTTCCTCGGCCGCGCTGCGCTCATCGGCAAACAGCGGCGGCGCGTCGTGGTCCGGATAGTCGAGTTGCCAATAGGGGCGGATCGACGTCTTGCCTTTCTCGACGATCATCAGGTGAGCCGGCTCGAGCTCGTGAATGCCACGAAAGCCGGTCCGCGGCGCGATCGGCGCCCAAAGGGTAAAAATCTGGTCGAGCGCAACGGGATCGAGTTCGGCGGAAATGCCGGGGACCTGGAGCAGCGCCTTAATTTCGGAGGCGAAATAGAATGTCCCGCCATGGGTCGTGTAAAACAACGGGCGCACGCCCATGCGGTCGCGCGCCAACATCATGCGCTGGCGGCGTCGATCCCAGATCGCGAAAGAGAAGTCGCCGTTGAGGACGGACAGGCAGTCCTCACCCATCACGGCGTAGAGATGCAGGATGACCTCGGTGTCGCTCGCGGTGCGGAACCGCCGCCCCTTGGCGCGCAGTTCCTCGCGCAATTCGACGTAGTTGAAGATCTCGCCGTTGAAGGCGATCGAAAGGTCGCCGGTTTCATCGGACATCGGCTGCTGGCCGTCGCCGAGACCGACGATCGAGAGCCGCACATGGGCGAGCCCGGCCTCCGGCGCGGCAAGAATACCGTTTTCATCCGGGCCGCGATGCGCGATCGCAGAGGCCATCCTTTTGAGAAGGATTTCCGCCTCCGGGACCGACCCGAAATAGCCACCGTAACCGCACATGCCGAGATACTTTCACACCGTTCGATCACTGCCGGACCATAAACCGCATGACGGAATCATGGGTTAATCTCCGGCATTTTCTAGTTGTATGGTAAATACCGCTGTTCAGGCGCCGCGTTGAGGATGAGCGCCGCCGGCCCTTGCCGTCAGCGCTCCGGAATTCGTCTTTTCGATGCCATCCTGAGCATCAGATACAGAAACAAGATCGGCCAGAAAACGCAGACCAGAAGCCCGGCCACGCGGTACATGTTCCAAGGTGCATGCGCCTGCAATCCTTCAAGATAGGTCATCCCCACGAGAAAAAACGCCGTCAGGCCATAGGCGACACCGGCAACGTATAACCAGGACATGCAACCGCCCTCCGCGACGCGCCACAACCAAAACCAGGAAATAGCAGCAGCGAACCTATACCACCGGAAGTAACATTTTGAAACGAAGAGTTAACTTTAAGCGGGGGCATGGTTAACCGAACCGAGGATCGTTTCGGTTCTCGGCGAATGCCCGGAGCATTGCCATTCGCGTTCTCAAGACACGGAACGAATTTGAGCTGCCAGCAGTCCTCAGCGGCTGCCCTCGCGGGCCACGAACAGCAGGTCGAAACCGCGGAACTCCCGGCGCGCGATCGATTTGCGCAGCGCCGTCCAGATGGCCGAGGGATTGTCGAGGCGGAAACCTTTGAAGCTGCGGATCAATCCGATAGTGGCGGTCATGGTGCGAAGGACGCGCGACAGCCTGGAGCCCGTCAGCGACGCAAACAGGATCTGCGGATGAACCGCCAGCAGCACGCCGGCCGTCCGCATCCGATCGATCGTGCGGAACTGGTTCAGCGCGCGATACTCGTAACCTTCGATGTCGATCTTGAAACAGAGCCTTTCGGTCCGCGCCATGTCCTGAAGGGCTGCGATCGTCACGGTGCGCGCACGGATCGCCTCGCCGTCGTCGTCGGCGATCAGGGCCGATGTTTCGGAGCTGCCGAAACCGCCACCGACGGAATGCAGCACGAGAACGTCATCCTCCGACAGTGCGGCATTGATGACCCGCACTTCGCCGCAATTCTCCGGCTGCATTTCCTTGAGGATGCCGAAACAGACAGGGTCGGGCTCGACAGTGATGACGTTGTCGGCAATCTGCGCCGCCCAATAGGGCGTCACGCCGATCCAGCCGCCGATGTCGATGAAGGTCGTCTTCGCGTCGACCAGGCGTTCGATGTTCTGGAACGTGCAGGGCTCCCAGTCGCCGTTCTGCAGCCGCGCGAAAAAGCGCTTCTTTTCCGGCTTGTCGGGAAACTGAACGGTCTTGTGGAAATAGGTTATCGAACGCATGGCGCTTCTCTAACCCATATCCGGACGAAGCGGAATCGATTTTGCGAAGGGCTCGTATGCCCGAGGCGAATGACTGCCCCGGCGCATCAACGTCTGCATTTTCGGGAAGGACCGCCCGTACAAGGGAGCCGCCGCCGTTAGGCGTCCACCGGCTCCATCGAACCGCGGGCCTCGCTAAGCTCCGCCGTCGTTTGTGTAAGGCGGTCGGCGAGAACGCGCATGATTTCCACCGCCATCTCGGGGAAATCGGCCAGAAGCTTGAGGAAATCGTCCTTGCGGATGCGCAGGGCCTCGAGCGGCGTGCTGGTGCGCACCGTCGCGGTGCGTGGCGTGTTGCAGAGGATGGCGATTTCGCCCACGATCGAATTCTGCTCTAATTCCGCGATCTTGAAAGGCCCACCCGCCGTATTGATGAGCACCTCCGCCTTGCCGGAAAGAATGACATAGGCCGCGTCGCCGATGTCACCCTGATAGAACAGCGCTTCGCCGGCGCTGTACATGACCCTGTCGGACGTGAAGGCCAGAAGTTTCAGCTTTGCCGGCGGCAATCCCGAGAAAAGGGTTATTCGGCGCAGCATTTCGACTTCGTCTTTGAGCAACATCACAATCCGTGTCTCCGAGTTCCTGTCGGGGGCAACTTGCCTCCCGCATCGCGGCGGGACCATATGCTCGTGCCCTGACATTAATATTACATCAAGATGCCATTTCCTTATAGTCAGGTCGTTCATCCACATTGGCGTCGTGCAGCAGGCGCCCGTTCTCGAACCGGGCGACGCGATCGAAGAGGTCCGTCAACGCCGGATTGGCGAGGACCCAGATGACCGCAGGATCGCGCCCGCCCTGATCGAGCATCGCAAAAACGTTGCGGACGACCTGTTCCTGGACACGCTGGTCGAGCGCCAGGAGCGGCTGATTGAAGATGTAGTAATCGCAATTGCGGATCAACGCGCGCGCAAGGTCGAGCTTCTGCCGCTGCGCGGCCGTCAGTCGCTTGCCGCCGGCGCCGACATTGAAATCGAAACCGAAGGAAAGCACCTCGTTGTAGAGGCCGCCGGCCTCGAAGAGGTCCCGGACGATGGCGCGGATTTTCTCCGAGCCGTCGGCGTGTTTGTGACCGATACGTCCGAAGAGCACGTTGTCGATGATGCTGCCGGACGCGATGAAGCGGTTCGGACGGTAGTGCTCGATCATGCCTGCGAGATCGGCCGGCAGGCCTTCGTCGAACTCGCGCCGGGCGGCAACGATCTTCGCCATAACCTCATCGGTTAAGAGACCGAAACGATGCCGGGGCTCGATATAGTCGAAGCACAGCCTCAGCACCTTGATCTGATCGTCTTCCGATACTTCGGCCTTGCCCTTGGTGCGAACCTTCTGGAGAATGGCCTCATAGACCGGGATTTCCTCGGCGGTCATGAAGGTCAACTGCTGGAAGAACGGGTGATCCGGCGGCAAGTCGCGGAACAGTTCGACGACGTTCTCGGCGATCTCGATGCCCATCTCGTAGAAGACATCGCGCAGGCCGACCCGCTGCAGGATCGTCTTGAAGAACGGATGGTTCTCCAGCGCGTCTGCCCACACCACCTGATCGGTGATGGTGCCAAACAGCATGTTTTCGCCGATCGTCGCCTCGACGTTGTAGGTCCCGGGCTCGAAGAACACGACGAGGTCGCTGAGCTTTTCCTTTTCGAGACGCTGCCGGAGCGCACTGCGCATCTCGACGATGCCAGCGGCAAACTCCGCATGCTCATGGGGATCGATGGTCGAACGCACGGCCAGCGCCATGACGTCGTTGGTCAGAAGTACCGCGTCGAGAACCGGCCGGATCTGCACGAGCAGATCGTCCGGACCGTTCGCCCCGGCGGATCCATAGTCGATCCAGTCGCTGTTGACGTCGAGATACGGGTTGCCGGCCAGCCGGGCCTCGGTCACCTCCCACTTGCGGTGCGTGGCACGCTCGCCCTCATAGACCTCGTTCGTGAGCGGCGCATGTTTCAGCCCGTAAAGGATGTTATCGCCGAGGCTACCCTGGAAGACGTAGACGTCGGAGGAAGCGTAGGCAATCCGCCGGCCGGTCACCGATTCCGGCAGCTCCAGAATGTCCTGACCACCGACGATCACCTTGCCGCTTGCCGGCCAGACGAGGCGGCCGAAGGCCTCGGCGAGCACTTCGCCGCCGCCCATCAGCGCCACCTTCTCGCCGGGCTGGACCTGCAGCGAGACATGGTCGAGCAACGTCGAGCCGCCGTCGTCGATCACGGTCAGATTGACGGCCGCAAGCGGGCCTGCGAGCGGCGCCGCAGCGGTCGTCGCCACCGCCTGCACCTTGGGATCGAGCAGCGTGTCGACGCTGAACTGCTCGACCACCTGCGCATATTTCACCTGGACGTCCTGACGGGCCTGGTCCCAGTCGATCAGTTCCTTCAGTGGACCCGGCAGGTCCTTGTAGGCGCCGATGACGGCGACGAGCTGGCCGATGTCGAGGCGACCCTGCAGGGCGAAATAGCCGCCAATCGCGTAGAACAGGAAGGGCGTGACCTGCGCCAGGAAGTTGTTGATGAACTTGACGAGGAATTTCCACTGGTAGAGGTCGTAGCGGATCTGGAAGATCCGGCCGAGGCGAGCCGCAATGTCGGCGCGCTCGTAGTTCGACGTGTCGTGACCGCGTATCGCGCCGATGCCGTCGACGATCTCGCTGACGCGGCCGGAGAGCTCGCGCGCCGTCAACTGCCGCTCGCGTCCAAGCACGAGGAGCCGCTTGCGCATGCGCGGAATGATGATCGCCTGAACCGCGACGATCAGCGTTGCGATCAGCCCGAGCCAGAAGCTCTGCAGCAGGATGAACACCAGCGCCGTCAAGGCCTGGCCGCCGAGCAACGCGGGCGAGACGAAGGCATCGCCGGTGAAACCGCCGAGCGGCTCGACCTCGTCCTTGATCATCGTCGCGATTTCAGCCGGCTTCACCCGCTTGAAATGGCTGGGCGGAAAGCGCAGCACCCGGTCGACAAGTTCAAAACGAATGCGCCGCAAGAGCCGCTCGCCGAGCCGCCCCTTGAACGTGTTGATGTAGAACTTGAAGAGGCCGTTGACCACCACCAGCGCCAGGAACACCAGGCTGAGAGCGAGCAACATGCCTTCGCGGCCGAGCTGGAAGCCATCAAAAACGTTGATCGTGCCGAAATACGGCAGGTCGAAGGAAATCGGCAGAAAGGCCTGCGTGGCCTCCGGACTGTCGAAGCCATCGCCCTGGATCGGCCCGTTGACGATCTGCTTCGGCAGATCGAACGACAGGAAGTAAGGGATCATCGACAGCGCGACGACAACCAGGATCCAAAGCTGGTCCTTGCGCGTGTGGGTCCAGATATAGCGGGAAAGGCGTGGTTCCATGTTACTGGCGATAGGACCTTATTGAACACGACTGCTGCTGGCGGGCCGGGTTGCCACATGTCCCCAGCACGCATCACTCTTCGGCGACACCTTCGGACGGGTGCCCCACGGCACGCTCCTGAAGGGACGCCTGCATATTCCGCCCGGCGCCGAATCCGGCTGATCGATTATGCAGGTGCGAGGGAAATCTGCAATGGACGCGGTTTCCAACAGGCGGCTTATATACTATCGACGCAGAGGTCGACGTTCCCAAAGGAACACGCCGTTATTGCACTCGCTCAATGTGCAGCTTACAACGGCCGCATGAAACACACCAGCCATCCCCCTGCCCAAACCAGCGACTGGTACGAGCATGCCTTCGATCTCGCGCGTGGCATCGCCGCCTATACACGCAGTCCGCTGATCGAAGGGATCGGACGGGTGATCGCCAAGCATCCCGACGCACACATCGCCAATGCCTTCAACCACAAGCAGGTCGCCTGTAAGGTCTGGGCGCGCGATACGCTGTTTGAGGTGGCCGGCCCCTCTTACGGCAAGATCGCCATCCTCGGTGGATGGTACGGTATTCTCGGCGCCATGCTGCTGGAAGACCAGCGCTTTGACGTGGCAGCGGTCGACAGCTTCGACATCGACCCCGATGTCGAAGCTGTGGCGCGGACGCTGAATGCCGCCTTTCCGGACAAGTTTCATGCCGTGACGGCGGACATGTACGCGATCGACTACGCGACGCTCGCGGCAGACGTGGTGATCAACACCAGCTGCGAGCATATCGCAGACCTCAAGGCGTGGCTCGATCGCATACCGGCCGGCACACGGGTGCTTCTCCAGTCCAATAACTATTTCAGCGAGCCGACGCATATCAACTGCGTCGCCTCGGTCGAGGAGTTCGCCAAGCAGGCGGCGCTGACGACCGTCGAGTTCGCTGGCGCGCTGCCGACGAAAAAATACACCCGCTTCATGCTGATCGGCACGGTCTGAACCAATCGGGAGTGCACGTGTTTGGCCGGCCGGCACCCGTGCGCTCCGGCACCGTTGCCTGTCTCCGGCAGCGGCGGCTACCGCCGCTCCTCGACGTTCAGTCATGCGTCTCGACAGCTCTTGCTTTCATCTCGTTCCAGAGCGACGACGCGGTTCCGGCGAAGGCCCTGTAGCCTGCTTCAAACGGGTGTCCGTCGTTATCAGGATAAGAGCGCTGCCCGGCCAGGATCGCATCCCGCAAGGCGTCGGTCGTTGCATCGACCGCGCTGCGATACGGCAGATCAAGCCGGCCGGCGACTTCCCGAATTTTATCCTCAAGTGCGATCTGACGTTCGACACTGCGGATGAAGCCGGGATCGGCAACGGCCAACTGGCCACCGCGCCGAAGATGCTCGAAAACCACACGCTCCTTGGACGGAATGAGCAACAGTCCCACCCGTCCCCGTCCCTGCGCGGCCCAGTCGGCCGCGAAACGTTCAAAGTCCCCAAACATCGCTGCCGTCTCGGACGAGGCCAAATCGCTCATGCGACTGGCATCATCCACATAGCGCCGCGACACGGGCGGGATCTCGTCCGGGAACCGGTAATATTCGGAGGTCTCATCGCCTTCCGCGCCAAGGAGGCGCGCATACAAGTTCGCCACACGGTCCTTAATCGCATACTGATAAGCGCTCAGAAGCGCGACGTTCTCGAACAGCTTCGTCTTGATGCTCGCCGATCGTGCCTTGGTGCATTGCGTGTGGCTTCCGGTCGGGCTGAAGAGAGCCTGCAGGTGAAGCCGCGCCTGCTCTGCGAGCCAGAAGTCGGAACGCGCGTTCATGATATCGCAGGCCGAAAAAACGATCGCGAAATCGTTGCCTGGGAAAATGGCGACGATCGCACCTTGGGCTCCGTTTGCCAGCGCGTCGTGGATGAGCGCGTGGTAGGTGTAGATACCGTAGCTTCCGACACCGAAATTGTAGGTGTGCTCGCCGGTGATGGCCTGGAAGACGGCCGGCCAGGCTTGGCCGCTCTCGACGTTGTTGCCATAGGTCATCGAGTCGCCGATTGCGGCGACGTGAAAGTCCCGCCGTGCGCCTACCGGGTCGCGGAAGCCGTCCTCGTCAACTCCGGAAAGGGTAGGATCGAGACGATAGCCGTACTTCTCGTCGGTGGTTCGGTGCGATTGCGTTCCGATCGGAAACGGCGTGAACACGCGCAGCATTACCTCCCCGGCCCCCAACGCCAGGGTCACTGAGATCAACAGCGCAATCAGATTTCTCAACTGCCCCTCCTGCCTTACGCGCTCGACGCGCCGAAATCCCCCGGCATTGCTCTGCGACCGACGTTCGCCGCGACTGCGCCACTGCCTCTACGCCCGTCAGCCGGCACCGGTTCAGCGCACAGGCGATGCCGTGCGCCAGAGGCCAGCGGATGTTGGAGGTCGAAAAGGCAGGAGAGCCGTGCGGGAAACACTTCGCCAAGAGAATGACCCAGTCCTCGCGAGGCCTTGAGTTTCGTGCACAGGGGAACCCAGATTATCGTTCGGTGGAAATGCACCGCGATATATTCAGAATCGGTATTATTTATTTACCTAACATACGATTCCGGAGGCAGCCAGCAGGAACACGCAGAGCGCGAGTAATATATCCAGGCTCCATACTGG comes from Ensifer sp. PDNC004 and encodes:
- a CDS encoding cyclic nucleotide-binding domain-containing protein, giving the protein MLLKDEVEMLRRITLFSGLPPAKLKLLAFTSDRVMYSAGEALFYQGDIGDAAYVILSGKAEVLINTAGGPFKIAELEQNSIVGEIAILCNTPRTATVRTSTPLEALRIRKDDFLKLLADFPEMAVEIMRVLADRLTQTTAELSEARGSMEPVDA
- a CDS encoding acyl carrier protein; the protein is MTETIKDKVRAFVIENFLFGDTSYDLADGASLIENDIIDSTGVLELVAFIEDQFGIAMADADIVPANLDSLARISAFIEAKAGVPATA
- a CDS encoding ABC transporter ATP-binding protein, with translation MEPRLSRYIWTHTRKDQLWILVVVALSMIPYFLSFDLPKQIVNGPIQGDGFDSPEATQAFLPISFDLPYFGTINVFDGFQLGREGMLLALSLVFLALVVVNGLFKFYINTFKGRLGERLLRRIRFELVDRVLRFPPSHFKRVKPAEIATMIKDEVEPLGGFTGDAFVSPALLGGQALTALVFILLQSFWLGLIATLIVAVQAIIIPRMRKRLLVLGRERQLTARELSGRVSEIVDGIGAIRGHDTSNYERADIAARLGRIFQIRYDLYQWKFLVKFINNFLAQVTPFLFYAIGGYFALQGRLDIGQLVAVIGAYKDLPGPLKELIDWDQARQDVQVKYAQVVEQFSVDTLLDPKVQAVATTAAAPLAGPLAAVNLTVIDDGGSTLLDHVSLQVQPGEKVALMGGGEVLAEAFGRLVWPASGKVIVGGQDILELPESVTGRRIAYASSDVYVFQGSLGDNILYGLKHAPLTNEVYEGERATHRKWEVTEARLAGNPYLDVNSDWIDYGSAGANGPDDLLVQIRPVLDAVLLTNDVMALAVRSTIDPHEHAEFAAGIVEMRSALRQRLEKEKLSDLVVFFEPGTYNVEATIGENMLFGTITDQVVWADALENHPFFKTILQRVGLRDVFYEMGIEIAENVVELFRDLPPDHPFFQQLTFMTAEEIPVYEAILQKVRTKGKAEVSEDDQIKVLRLCFDYIEPRHRFGLLTDEVMAKIVAARREFDEGLPADLAGMIEHYRPNRFIASGSIIDNVLFGRIGHKHADGSEKIRAIVRDLFEAGGLYNEVLSFGFDFNVGAGGKRLTAAQRQKLDLARALIRNCDYYIFNQPLLALDQRVQEQVVRNVFAMLDQGGRDPAVIWVLANPALTDLFDRVARFENGRLLHDANVDERPDYKEMAS
- the asnB gene encoding asparagine synthase (glutamine-hydrolyzing), whose protein sequence is MCGYGGYFGSVPEAEILLKRMASAIAHRGPDENGILAAPEAGLAHVRLSIVGLGDGQQPMSDETGDLSIAFNGEIFNYVELREELRAKGRRFRTASDTEVILHLYAVMGEDCLSVLNGDFSFAIWDRRRQRMMLARDRMGVRPLFYTTHGGTFYFASEIKALLQVPGISAELDPVALDQIFTLWAPIAPRTGFRGIHELEPAHLMIVEKGKTSIRPYWQLDYPDHDAPPLFADERSAAEELRALLTDATRIRMRADVTVGSYLSGGLDSSIVSALAAGMAPQGLRTFSVTFDSVEHDESAFQMEMAKALGTHHSAVACRAGDIAKVFPQVVRFAERPIIRTAPAPLYQLSGLVREQGLKVVLTGEGADEVFAGYDIFKEARVRRFCGRQPGSRIRPHLFRKLYPYLPGLQQQSAEYLAAFFGAGDVPLNDPLFSHRPRFKSTAATKIFFSPDLRATLKDYDAAEDLASRLPAAFGRWHPLHQAQYLESRFLLPGYILSSQGDRMAMAHGIEGRFPFLDHRLVEFATRLPPEMKLKGLVEKHILREATKDLLPPTIGQRTKQPYRAPDSHSFTGAGELDYVRDAMSETRIGDSGLFNAKAVSKLYEKCQSQPTTGFRDNAAFVGILSTQLWLQTFTGTSIRAAQAARNPLGKEMK
- a CDS encoding class I SAM-dependent methyltransferase gives rise to the protein MKHTSHPPAQTSDWYEHAFDLARGIAAYTRSPLIEGIGRVIAKHPDAHIANAFNHKQVACKVWARDTLFEVAGPSYGKIAILGGWYGILGAMLLEDQRFDVAAVDSFDIDPDVEAVARTLNAAFPDKFHAVTADMYAIDYATLAADVVINTSCEHIADLKAWLDRIPAGTRVLLQSNNYFSEPTHINCVASVEEFAKQAALTTVEFAGALPTKKYTRFMLIGTV
- a CDS encoding FkbM family methyltransferase, translated to MRSITYFHKTVQFPDKPEKKRFFARLQNGDWEPCTFQNIERLVDAKTTFIDIGGWIGVTPYWAAQIADNVITVEPDPVCFGILKEMQPENCGEVRVINAALSEDDVLVLHSVGGGFGSSETSALIADDDGEAIRARTVTIAALQDMARTERLCFKIDIEGYEYRALNQFRTIDRMRTAGVLLAVHPQILFASLTGSRLSRVLRTMTATIGLIRSFKGFRLDNPSAIWTALRKSIARREFRGFDLLFVAREGSR